Proteins co-encoded in one Setaria viridis chromosome 9, Setaria_viridis_v4.0, whole genome shotgun sequence genomic window:
- the LOC117839777 gene encoding protein BIG GRAIN 1-like, producing MERWAPAPAPARERPRRRAGQPSFSSTLLDAICDSLDEQPGGGGAGTTAAAARSAGSAKKQQEAAMHYYYYKPSLAASHRAAPPPADDCSGRGYFSSSEVEYSLRRLRPIRTSGGVGAASVAPAEKQHQQQPPATDKAKGARKPAAASARGGCRRPASPGSRLASLINAIFSGKRHSARQHPAPADEEPACSTAPSTARPCLNKTPPSARAARARASRSRIRTVRFLDIDGEVAVAAAASGCRRVPVVEVEDSDGGEESSDASSDLFELDNLAAIAPATGGGHCRRACADELPVYGTTGAGLRHDIGRRLPFGYSSHGRSCSRVI from the coding sequence ATGGAGaggtgggcgccggcgccggcgccggcgagggagagGCCCAGGCGGCGGGCCGGCCAGCCGTCCTTCTCGTCCACGCTGCTCGACGCCATCTGCGACTCCTTGGACGAGCagcccggcggtggcggggcaggaacgacggcggccgcggcgagatCGGCTGGGAGCGCCAAGAAGCAGCAGGAGGCGGCCATGCATTACTACTACTACAAGCCGTCCTTGGCCGCTAGCCaccgggcggcgccgccgcccgcggacgACTGCTCCGGCCGCGGCTACTTCTCGTCGTCCGAGGTCGAGTactccctccgccgcctccgtcccatcCGTACCTCTGGCGGCGTCGGGGCGGCCTCTGTGGCTCCCGCGGAgaagcagcaccagcagcagcccccGGCGACGGACAAGGCGAAGGGCGCGAGgaagccggccgccgcctcggcccgcGGCGGCTGCCGCAGGCCGGCCTCCCCCGGCTCGCGGCTTGCCAGCTTGATCAACGCCATCTTCTCCGGCAAGCGGCATTCCGCGCGGCAGCACCCGGCTCCGGCGGACGAGGAGCCGGCCTGCTCCACGGCGCCGTCGACCGCGCGCCCCTGCCTCAACAAGACGCCGCcgtcggcgagggcggcgcgggcgcgcgcgagCCGGAGCCGGATCAGGACCGTGCGGTTCTTGGACATCGACGGCGAGGTCGCCGTTGCTGCGGCCGCCTCGGGTTGCAGGCGAGTCCCGGTGGTGGAAGTGGAGgacagcgacggcggcgaggagagcAGCGACGCCAGCTCCGACTTGTTCGAGCTCGACAACCTCGCGGCCATTGCTCCGGCGACCGGTGGCGGCCATTGCCGTAGAGCGTGCGCTGACGAGTTGCCGGTGTACGGGACAACTGGGGCTGGGCTTCGCCACGACATTGGCCGCCGCCTTCCGTTCGGGTATAGCAGCCATGGTCGGAGTTGTAGCAGGGTTATTTGA